One genomic window of Candidatus Caccoplasma merdavium includes the following:
- a CDS encoding DUF4293 domain-containing protein: MIQRLQSVYLFLVAALVATCMFMPLTTIVTPEDTVILSSLGAYTPAPESKLLFEMWPLTIVAALAALLALINIFLFRNRPLQMRVCHFTTLLLVAFYVIVGIYIYDLYIALNGESLQLQAALSMPVVALVLNYIAYRRIRADERLVRSADRLR, from the coding sequence ATGATACAACGATTGCAATCCGTATATCTCTTTCTTGTTGCCGCTCTCGTGGCAACCTGCATGTTTATGCCCCTCACGACCATCGTAACCCCCGAAGACACGGTAATACTCTCGTCGCTGGGAGCCTATACCCCCGCTCCCGAATCGAAACTCCTCTTCGAGATGTGGCCCCTTACCATCGTTGCCGCACTCGCGGCACTGTTGGCTCTGATCAACATATTCCTTTTCCGCAACCGTCCTTTGCAGATGCGGGTATGTCACTTTACGACCTTGTTGCTTGTCGCTTTCTATGTGATAGTGGGCATTTACATCTATGACCTCTACATTGCGCTCAACGGCGAAAGTTTGCAGTTGCAGGCCGCCCTCTCCATGCCGGTGGTGGCACTCGTGCTCAATTACATTGCCTACCGCCGCATACGGGCCGACGAACGTCTTGTGCGTTCGGCCGACCGCCTGCGTTAA
- the miaA gene encoding tRNA (adenosine(37)-N6)-dimethylallyltransferase MiaA, producing the protein MRKKLVVLLGPTAVGKTELSLQLAERLGCPIISADSRQLYRDMVVATAAPTREQLARVPHHFIGTLSLTDYYSAAQYEADALALIEQLFTRHDTLLLTGGSMMYIDAVCNGIDEIPTISDEVRRAVVTRYEEAGLDVLLEELLRLDPDFYEKVDRRNPKRVIHAVEICRMTGQPYSSLRTETKKERPFDIVKIGLTRPRAELYERINSRVDAMMRDGLEAEARKLYPYRHLNALNTVGYKEMFAYFDGTYDLPAAVEKIKRNTRVYARKQMTWFRRDDTIVWFTPDDRLKLFAYVEKRLHE; encoded by the coding sequence ATGAGAAAAAAACTCGTCGTACTTTTAGGCCCCACGGCCGTGGGGAAAACCGAGTTGAGCCTGCAACTGGCCGAACGGCTGGGTTGCCCCATCATCTCGGCCGACAGCCGGCAGCTCTATCGCGACATGGTCGTGGCGACGGCAGCCCCCACCCGGGAACAACTGGCTCGTGTGCCGCACCATTTTATCGGCACACTTTCCCTCACCGACTATTACAGTGCCGCCCAATACGAGGCCGATGCCTTGGCTCTCATCGAGCAACTGTTTACCCGCCACGACACCCTGCTGCTCACCGGCGGCTCGATGATGTATATCGATGCCGTGTGCAACGGCATCGACGAGATACCCACCATCAGCGACGAGGTGCGCCGTGCCGTCGTGACGCGCTACGAAGAGGCCGGTCTCGACGTTCTGCTCGAAGAGTTGTTGCGGCTCGACCCCGACTTCTACGAGAAGGTCGACCGACGGAATCCCAAACGGGTGATTCATGCCGTGGAGATATGCCGCATGACCGGGCAACCCTACTCCTCGCTGCGTACAGAGACGAAAAAAGAGCGTCCGTTCGACATCGTGAAGATAGGACTCACCCGCCCACGGGCGGAGCTCTACGAGCGCATCAACAGCCGGGTCGACGCCATGATGCGCGACGGGCTCGAAGCCGAAGCCCGCAAGCTCTACCCCTACCGCCACCTCAATGCGCTCAACACGGTAGGATACAAAGAGATGTTTGCCTACTTCGACGGCACCTACGACCTGCCCGCGGCTGTCGAGAAGATAAAACGCAACACGCGGGTCTACGCCCGCAAACAGATGACGTGGTTCCGGCGCGACGACACCATCGTGTGGTTCACGCCCGACGACCGTCTGAAACTGTTTGCCTACGTCGAGAAACGACTGCATGAATAG
- the pepT gene encoding peptidase T has protein sequence MENLVKRFLHYVSFDTQSDELTHMTPSTPGQMFFAKELEKELQRIGLSDISLDDNGYLMATLPSNSDKELPTVGFIAHLDTSPDCSGRKVSPRIVENYDGKEIVLCAEDNVALRPDEFPELLHYIGQDLIVTDGKTLLGADDKAGVAEIVSAMEYLLSHPEIKHGKIRIGFTPDEEIGQGADHFDVKRFGADWAYTMDGGEIGELEYENFNAAVARITFKGRNVHPGYAKHKMINSLRVAIQYAIMLPRWETPEHTEGYEGFYHLISCEGSVEETTLSYIIRDHDRDRFERRKKEFEHLVRKINREFPDCASLEIKDQYYNMREKIEPVMHIVDLAEEAMKNVGVTPVVVPVRGGTDGARLSFEGLPCPNIFAGGLNFHGRYEFVPIASMVKARDVIVEIARLVAEK, from the coding sequence ATGGAAAATCTCGTCAAACGTTTTCTGCACTATGTAAGTTTCGATACACAATCGGACGAATTGACCCATATGACGCCCAGCACTCCGGGACAGATGTTTTTTGCCAAAGAACTGGAAAAGGAGTTGCAGCGCATAGGTCTCTCCGATATATCGCTCGACGATAACGGATACTTAATGGCCACCCTGCCCTCGAACAGCGACAAGGAATTGCCCACGGTGGGATTCATCGCCCACCTCGACACCAGTCCCGACTGCTCGGGCCGCAAAGTTTCGCCTCGCATCGTCGAGAACTACGACGGCAAAGAAATCGTGCTCTGCGCCGAAGACAATGTGGCACTGCGCCCCGACGAGTTTCCCGAGTTGCTGCACTACATCGGTCAAGACCTCATCGTCACCGATGGCAAGACATTGCTGGGTGCCGACGACAAAGCCGGCGTGGCCGAAATCGTATCGGCCATGGAGTACCTCCTCTCCCACCCCGAAATCAAGCATGGCAAGATACGCATCGGATTCACCCCCGACGAAGAAATCGGTCAAGGAGCCGACCACTTCGACGTGAAACGGTTTGGCGCCGACTGGGCCTACACGATGGACGGGGGTGAAATCGGCGAGCTCGAATATGAGAACTTCAACGCCGCCGTGGCTCGCATCACCTTCAAGGGACGCAACGTGCACCCGGGCTACGCCAAGCACAAGATGATCAACTCACTGCGTGTCGCCATACAATACGCCATCATGCTCCCCCGCTGGGAAACTCCCGAACACACCGAGGGTTATGAAGGCTTCTACCACCTCATTTCGTGCGAAGGCAGCGTCGAGGAGACCACGCTCAGCTACATTATCCGCGACCACGACCGCGACCGCTTCGAGCGCCGCAAGAAGGAGTTTGAGCACCTCGTGCGGAAAATCAACCGGGAGTTCCCCGACTGTGCCAGCCTCGAAATCAAAGACCAATACTACAACATGCGCGAGAAGATAGAGCCGGTCATGCACATTGTCGACCTTGCCGAAGAGGCCATGAAAAACGTGGGCGTAACCCCCGTGGTGGTTCCCGTGCGTGGCGGCACCGACGGCGCCCGTCTCTCGTTCGAAGGGCTCCCCTGCCCCAACATCTTTGCTGGCGGTCTCAACTTCCACGGCCGCTATGAGTTCGTGCCCATCGCATCGATGGTAAAAGCCCGCGACGTGATTGTGGAAATAGCCCGCCTCGTGGCCGAGAAATAA
- a CDS encoding DNA/RNA non-specific endonuclease, whose protein sequence is MSGNRKKRKNTPKRAWKSLLWGVLFFLLIMWGAYYFTTPIDTMLGTPSSTTRNWLEARIASIMPRKHTRPDAVHRRVVHYDDLEIPAPFADGRPDRLCTYAGYTLSYNSEWRLPNWVAYELLRSELKAQVSRRDDFRPDESLPLDEQAGLADYRRSGFDRGHMAPAADMRWSAEAMSHSFYLTNICPQTPGLNQGDWKRLEDKIRDWAREDSAIVIVCGPLVAPGDTTIGSHKVKVPSAYYKVVLSPYADPPRGIGFIFENIPGRQRRPLDSYAVTIDSVENRVRIDFFPELPDEIEQYIESQYDTQYWNF, encoded by the coding sequence ATGTCAGGCAATCGCAAGAAACGGAAAAATACGCCCAAACGGGCGTGGAAGTCTTTGCTGTGGGGCGTTCTTTTCTTCCTGCTGATAATGTGGGGGGCCTATTATTTCACGACCCCCATCGATACTATGCTTGGCACTCCCTCTTCGACGACGCGAAACTGGTTGGAGGCTCGCATTGCCTCCATAATGCCCCGTAAGCACACTCGACCCGATGCCGTGCATCGTCGTGTGGTGCATTACGATGATTTGGAGATTCCGGCTCCCTTTGCCGATGGGCGTCCCGACAGGCTTTGTACCTATGCCGGCTATACGCTCTCGTACAACAGCGAATGGCGCCTGCCCAACTGGGTCGCCTATGAATTGCTGCGCAGCGAACTGAAAGCGCAGGTGTCACGTCGCGACGACTTCCGCCCCGACGAGTCCCTGCCCCTCGACGAGCAGGCCGGTCTGGCCGATTACCGCCGCAGCGGTTTCGACCGCGGACACATGGCGCCTGCCGCCGACATGCGGTGGAGCGCCGAGGCCATGTCGCACTCGTTCTACCTCACCAACATCTGCCCGCAGACACCGGGCCTCAATCAAGGCGACTGGAAACGCCTCGAAGACAAAATCCGTGATTGGGCTCGTGAAGATAGCGCCATCGTCATCGTGTGCGGCCCCCTTGTCGCGCCCGGCGATACCACGATAGGTTCCCACAAGGTAAAAGTCCCTTCGGCCTATTACAAGGTGGTGCTCTCGCCCTATGCCGACCCGCCAAGGGGCATAGGCTTCATTTTCGAAAACATACCCGGTCGTCAACGACGGCCGCTCGACAGTTATGCCGTGACCATCGACAGTGTCGAGAACCGGGTCCGAATCGATTTCTTTCCCGAGCTCCCCGACGAGATAGAACAATATATTGAATCGCAATATGACACCCAATACTGGAACTTCTGA